A window of Symphalangus syndactylus isolate Jambi chromosome X, NHGRI_mSymSyn1-v2.1_pri, whole genome shotgun sequence genomic DNA:
GATGGCGGCTGTGACGGCACCTGAGGCGGGGAGCGGGCCAGTGACACCCGGCCCCAGTGACCAGCCCAGCCAGGAGTTCCTTCAGTACGAGCTGCCACTGGCAGAGCCAGTGAGCGAGGGGACCCAGCACGACCCACTGAGTCAGGAGACCAAGCTGGAGGAACCACTGAGTCAGGAGACCGAGCTGGAGGAACCACTGAGTGAGGGGTGGCCAACTACACCCCTAGCTCCCTGAGCAGCCACTAAGTTCAGGCCCAGCCGCCAGACCTCAGAAATCTCACCAGCAGGGTGCTTAGCTTGGTGAGAACAATAAAATGAATGTGTTGCAAACTGATCTGAGTGACTCCATGTTGTCTGGTGGTggggagcgagggagggaggaagaggaggtgtgtggggaggcagggaggaagaggtggtgtgtggggagggagggagggaggaagaggtggtgtgtggggagggaggaagaggaggtgtgtggggagggagggagggaggaagaggtggtgtgtggggagggagggaagtggggTCCCGTGGGGTTTAGGTCAAAGGGACAGGTCACAGCCAGACAGGAGGATAAGGATTACGTCACAGCTGAGCACTGGAAACAAACTTCCCCTTCACAGGATGACTCCGCTTCTTGTAAGGTTTATTTCTTCATGCAATCTTGCTAGCACATACACCAAGTACCAAGAACTAGTTTCTACCTACTTAGGTTTCattgttaaaatatgttttcGTTTCTAGAAACCGATGGAAGAATCGTTTCCATCGTCTTTCAGCGTCCCCTCCCTACAACctaatataattaaaaagaaaaattcaaagtaGAGCAAAATCTATCTACTTgaaaaaagtctttttatttttgaagttgaGGAGACAGAAAGTACATTTCATATTTCCGTACATTAGAAATACACAGGTCTTTTCTATATGTAGTAGAATttactatatacaaatatatgtaaatttttatataaataaaatacacaactATATTTACTATAGACAAACAtacattacatattacatataaaatgtatacatacagacaaaatatggaatatatattatatataaaatatataaatataaatatatgtaaacagattatatacacacattagAAATACACACCTTTTCTGTACATAGTAGAACCTactatgtgtatttatatattaatatatctattatgtttttgtatttatagattacatatatattctacatatagtatatataaaacacattaaacatatatttatatttataaataatatatatagacATCAAATCTATATATGAAACCTATCTATAaagataaatacatgaaaatagatatataagtataaatatatataaaatatatattctatatgtgaTCATTTATTTTAGAAGGTAAGGTGTTATGATTGTTGAAGCATCTTTCacagataaaaagagaaaggaaattatcattttaagaaaaataaaataaacataaaaaataaagtacaaaattCCCAGTTGTCAATAATTACAATGTGAGAATAATATAGAACTTGCTATATATAGAAAAGACGGATATTactaatgtgtatatatgtaatgtacatttatatatataattatataaaggcacagatcttttctatatatagtataatttACTGCTGTATTTCTAacctgtatatatataaaatctatatatttatataaatacacagattatatatatttatataaatacacaggTATTTCTATAAATACACAGgtcttttttatatatagtagAATTTTATATAGTAGAATTTATGATACATTTAGAAAAGACCTgtgtatttctatatttatatttaggaaaaaacTGTGTATttctaatgtgtatatatataatttgtatttatatgtatatttatagataaatataaaatctcTATATATATCTGGTtctatgtatttacatttatatagagATCTATTTCACATATagattatacaaatatttatattctatgtaaataaatacatatataaaatatgtaagtatatttatatttatatataatatgtaagtatatttatatttatatataatatgtaaatatataaatatgtaatgcataaagataaatatataagatataaaatatatattctatatgtgaTCATTTATTTTAGAAGGTAAGGTGTTATGATTGTTGAAGCATGGTTCATAggcaaaaggagaaaggaaattatTATAAGAAGAATAAAGTACAAAATTATCACGATTTAATTTCCAGTTATTAGTAATTACTCTGACAGAATAACTCATGCCATTTAATCTTATAATGAATAACACGTTAAACTTATATGTGATGATGAAAATATGAATTTTCATATAATAAGGGTTTGAGATGTAAAGCACTAACTTTATAGGCAGTTTTCACTTGTTACATAGATTGTTCTGAAAGCTTTAAAGGTGTTAAAATTAATGGTGGCTTTGAAGAGATGGTAGCATCATTTGAGAAACAACAAATGAGTTCTGTTTCATCCTTTCCTTGGTGTGGTCAGGGCTTCACTTCATTAGCTTAGGAAGGGATTTCAGAGCTTTGCATGTTGAACTTGTAGCTTCCTCCTATGGAATCCTAAGAAACCTAGGACGCTATACCACAGAAACAGGGCATTGCCCATGTCCTGAACACCATCATTCTGTGgtatatttcttttgtatttcttatatgGAAATACCGTATAAGGATGAGCATGCTTGGTATAACTCAAAGCCTGTTTATTTGCAAGGCTGTATTGACCCTGAACAATCAATATTTGTATGTTATGGATGGGAAACAAGTCAGAATGAAAAGCTCCTGCTGTCTTTTAGGAAAGCCTATTGGCTGTGGTTGTATATCTCTTTCCAAAGGGAAATTGGTGAACTTTCTGCTATGGTTTTTTCcataatgacagcataaaactaaaataaactcATCTTGTCAGTGGTCACTTTTGGGGTTGGTGTATATTAGGGAGCACTTTTGCAAtgtgtttcaaaattacattcAAGGATTAATTTCATGCACCTTATTTTAATGCCATATTTCCATTCAAGTGCTGCATGTCACAACAGTTTGTGATGATTCTTTTGGCATTGAAAAAATTATCCATGGCACTTAAACCGTGTTTCTTTCGTCATTTCATGGCAGTAGGAGCTTCAACTGTTATTTGTTGGGAACCCATCCTGACTAGCTCTTTCAATAGGGCTTCATGTTTTATTGCGGTGATTGGCAGACTTGTGTTTCAGGCATTTTCACATTTGGAAAGTTATTATGATTTTGAAATTATAGATGCAAAAATGTCATTGAATTTACTTTCACAAACTTTTAATTCATTATAGACAATAAGTGGTTTAATCagaaatcaggccaggtgcagtgggtcacacctgtaatcccagcactttgggaggccgacgcgggcagatcacttgaggtcaggagcttgaaaccagcctgcccaaaatggtgaaacactgtctctactaaaaatacaaaaattagccaggcgtggtggtgtgcgcctgtaatcccagttacttgggaggctgaggcaggagaattgcttgagccctggaggtggaggttgcagtgagcggagattgcaagattgcacccactgcactccagcctgggtgagagagcaagactccatctcaaaaaaaaaaaaaaaaaatcaataatttaagtAATCTTTTAATTTGTTGGAGCATTCATAAATACTACATCTTCCTTTAAGTCTTTCTTTATTCTACATGTTATATACACAGTTAAATTAGTTAATAAGAGTGTTAAATATTTTCCCTCCTTCTCCAACTACACACAAGCTCAGGCTTAAAATAAACAGTGGAATGAGTAAAGACCCAAAATAACATAACAGCAAAGGCGCAGTtgacttttataataaaataatagatatcaAAGCTTCCTGACGTTTTTAGGCAAATCTTCCTGTGTCCCTAAAGGGAGGATCCCCTTGACAGCAGTCATGAACAACAGGTGATCTTGAGATTCTCAGCTGTCAGAGACAGTTGGTGGGAGAATTTGAAAACACCTTGTACACATTAAAGAGCTAAGCATGAGatgatgtatacatacatatgtctcTGTCTCATTAGACTACAGGAAATAGGACACATGGCAGGAAGGCCCATGTGGATTCCCCTTGACCATGCAGCTTCCTCTGCTCCTGACTCCTAAGAACTTTCTGACCTATTGGTCATTCCCAGCTTCAGATCCCCATGCATACAGATTGTTTTTGGCCCCACGTCAGTGATACTCAAGACATAGAATTGCTCTCAAAAAACActctggaattgaaaaatgacAGGGGAAGCTCAACGCCATGGCTGGGTACCAGAGGGAAGGCCTTCCGCTGTTTCGAACACTGATGCTAAGCTCTAGAATAACTGCAGCTGCAGCCTATTGGACCTGGGCATGTGTCAGGCAGGGTGTGAAATGCTCCCCATGCATGACCTCATTTCTCCCTCACATTATCCCTGTGGATTAATCGGGGCTCTGGAGAGACACCACCAACAGCCTATCAGCAAAGATAGATGAGaggggatttattaggggaattagAGGCTGAAAAGTCTCAGGGCAGACTGTTTGCAAGCTGGAGCCCCTGGAGGGCCAGGAGTGTGACTCAGGTCACAACCAAAAAcctcagaaccagggaagtggGTAGTATAACTCTTAGTATAAAAAGAGCCtgaagttctgatgtccaagggcggGAAAAGAATCCCAGCTCCagcagagaaagggaggaaagtgCCTTCCCTCTGCCCTGTTTCTTCTATCTGGGCCCTCAGAGAATTGGACGGGGCCTGTCTCTATTGAAGGCATCTTCCCCACTGTCCAGCACCCCACGCCAATCTTCATGGGAGTATCTGCACAGGCTCACCTAGAAACAATGCTTTACCAATTCCTGACGTATTCCTTAAGGCAGTCACGTTGACAcctgaaattaaccatcacaccctgTAGAATGAGTAGTGTCCACACTGGACAAATGAAACAGACAGTTTGGGTACGTTTCTTATACTGCTTATAGGTTATAGAGCCAGGATTAAAACTCAGGTCTGCAAAGATCGAATTCTAAACTCCACCCTCTTAAGGACTGCTGCTCAACGCTGTGGAAGCAGCACTGTATTAGACACTGTACGAGGCATTCGAGACACATCCCCTGCTTAGGGACCACATCCTAGCCTGAATTCATGACAGGAGTCATGTTTCTGTGACTTTACTATAGACCCCGGAACCAAGTGTGAATTGGCACGCTTTAGGTGTGCATAAGCTCTGCAGAAATCCTAAGGAAGAGCAAGATAATTACAGGCTTAATTCATATAGGGAGGTTTTTATGAAACCAGCTTTTAGCCAAttcctgaaagaaaacatttttactgGCAGAAAAATGTTCTGCTGGAGAATAACTAGTTGAAGGGCTTTGGGGGAAGGGGCTCTGGACACAGGTCCACGGAAGTGGGGAAAAAGGACACACAGAATAGAAACAGAATTGGGGGCCCTTCAGAAAGAGGAGTAAGGAAAAGTGCTAGCCCAGCAAGCTGATATGTAATTGTGAATCTTAACTAGATTGAGAATTTGGATACAACTCAAAACTAGATAAGAGTAATTGCACTAAAAAAAATGGCGCAGAGcagggtaaaataaaataaaaattcattaataatgaattaaattatcattcaacaaacatttattgggcacctaccaTGGTCCAGGTAGAGGGCTAG
This region includes:
- the LOC129475731 gene encoding variable charge X-linked protein 3-like, giving the protein MSPKPRASRPPATAKDSRKSKSSLELSPSRPKKKTTKVATKGKAARGRRGGKKRATKKMAAVTAPEAGSGPVTPGPSDQPSQEFLQYELPLAEPVSEGTQHDPLSQETKLEEPLSQETELEEPLSEGWPTTPLAP